The following coding sequences are from one Saprospiraceae bacterium window:
- a CDS encoding carboxypeptidase-like regulatory domain-containing protein, translating into MSSNSLSYRFFFFYLLIFVSQAAIGQRPITIKGFVKDKKSLQPLEFVPLTITSRTAGTYTDSLGKFSFKAFPKDVDSLIITYIGYYPKYIALSGNSTQEFEIFLEENVGELPEIIIKADPNPGKTIMKKVIAANPKNDPSTIKKMESKRWERNEVYLFHPREMSAADPLDFIFSSRVKAHNANKSDTDTSKSEIPLFFSESISSYILTNDPFGETENLIAVKKTNLESDKLLEHMCRMDEVLDLYQSKIVIYTKAFVSPIGSLALDYYDYYIEDSSSTNDGHFNITLQLIPKSWHGNVFTGNIVIHDSSFALVQADLRLSKEANLNFVEKMQIKVQYDQSFDPLTKLNKWYLKRNELLLQYEAGLELIGIPLPLINDDRRLVATVKNTYYDVRLNPSESKTNTRIGTSAVMRVYDSGHSDEFWKSARPDSLSSRESAIYDMAEAINNNKIQKLKDILFKTITTGWYNWNNKLWIGPYGSLVSKNEIEGWRFRVRVRTDEAWMKKTGLYSHLAYGLKDGKWKGSFGIKQLWNVQPYTKSEAFYGNDFLIASEWYDALDADNIVNTIFRKKVPYQRVLQEQWNLSHDQQFASDWYFRVGGIHRTLTPFQINYICRNPEFISPEKTPDISPELSVINSSEVSIALRYAYRERARIFDYERRSLGSRYPTVNLSYTHSIQWKESHFNFQKWNIGILHRTYITPKWTISWNADVGKIFGKVPLLLAYIPRGNESYFTTKYAFNTMNKYEFVADRYASVQATISFGGTFFDYIPGINKLGWRERILVNSFWGDLSQQNKDFNYNSIYKTADKQPFLEFGAGIENIFHLFSIDYIYRANYKRSGSSSGLFAGIRAFF; encoded by the coding sequence ATGAGTTCTAATTCACTCAGTTATCGCTTCTTTTTTTTCTATCTGTTGATCTTTGTGTCTCAGGCAGCAATAGGGCAAAGACCCATCACCATCAAAGGTTTTGTAAAAGACAAGAAGTCACTTCAACCATTGGAATTTGTTCCGCTTACCATAACGAGCCGCACTGCAGGGACATATACAGATAGTTTGGGAAAGTTTTCATTCAAGGCATTTCCAAAAGATGTTGATAGTTTAATCATTACCTATATCGGATATTATCCCAAGTACATTGCGCTGAGCGGTAACAGTACACAGGAATTTGAAATATTTCTCGAAGAAAATGTAGGAGAACTACCTGAAATTATTATTAAGGCTGATCCAAATCCAGGTAAAACAATCATGAAAAAAGTGATTGCAGCCAATCCTAAAAATGATCCTTCGACGATTAAAAAAATGGAATCAAAAAGGTGGGAACGCAATGAGGTTTATTTGTTCCATCCCCGGGAAATGAGTGCTGCAGATCCATTGGATTTTATTTTTTCATCCAGAGTGAAAGCTCATAATGCTAACAAGTCAGATACTGATACTTCTAAATCTGAAATACCATTGTTTTTTAGTGAGAGTATTTCTTCATACATTTTAACTAATGATCCTTTTGGTGAGACTGAAAATTTAATAGCCGTAAAGAAAACAAACCTTGAGAGCGATAAATTGCTCGAACATATGTGCAGAATGGATGAAGTCCTTGATTTGTACCAATCAAAGATAGTCATCTATACAAAGGCCTTCGTGAGTCCTATTGGAAGCCTTGCATTAGATTATTACGATTACTATATCGAAGACAGTTCTTCTACAAACGATGGACATTTCAATATCACCCTTCAACTTATACCCAAATCCTGGCATGGCAATGTTTTTACCGGAAATATTGTAATCCATGACAGTAGCTTTGCCTTAGTGCAGGCAGATTTAAGATTAAGCAAAGAAGCCAATTTAAATTTTGTAGAAAAAATGCAAATTAAAGTTCAGTATGATCAAAGTTTTGATCCACTGACTAAATTAAATAAATGGTATCTCAAGCGCAATGAATTACTATTGCAGTACGAAGCAGGACTCGAATTGATAGGAATTCCATTACCATTGATCAATGATGATAGAAGATTAGTTGCCACTGTGAAAAATACTTATTACGATGTCAGACTTAATCCTTCAGAATCAAAAACCAATACCAGAATCGGTACCAGTGCTGTAATGCGTGTATATGATAGTGGACATTCAGACGAATTTTGGAAATCAGCAAGACCGGATAGCTTATCATCCAGAGAAAGTGCCATATATGATATGGCTGAAGCGATCAACAATAATAAGATACAAAAACTCAAAGATATTTTATTTAAAACAATAACAACGGGATGGTATAATTGGAACAATAAATTGTGGATTGGACCTTATGGATCTTTGGTAAGTAAAAATGAAATAGAAGGCTGGCGATTCAGGGTGCGTGTCAGAACAGATGAGGCTTGGATGAAAAAAACCGGTCTATATAGTCATCTTGCTTACGGATTAAAAGATGGAAAATGGAAAGGTTCTTTTGGTATCAAACAATTGTGGAATGTACAACCTTATACAAAGTCTGAAGCTTTTTATGGTAATGATTTTTTGATTGCTTCTGAATGGTATGATGCTCTTGATGCAGACAATATTGTCAATACTATTTTTAGAAAAAAAGTGCCTTATCAGAGGGTCCTTCAGGAACAATGGAACCTATCGCATGATCAGCAATTTGCTTCTGATTGGTATTTTCGCGTAGGGGGCATCCATAGGACCTTGACGCCATTCCAAATTAATTATATATGCAGAAATCCCGAATTTATCAGTCCGGAAAAAACGCCTGACATTTCGCCTGAACTCAGTGTGATCAATAGCAGTGAGGTGAGTATTGCTCTTAGATATGCATACAGGGAAAGGGCCAGGATTTTTGATTATGAAAGGAGAAGTCTTGGAAGTAGATATCCCACTGTTAATCTATCTTATACACATAGCATCCAATGGAAAGAATCACATTTTAATTTTCAAAAATGGAACATTGGTATTTTGCACAGAACTTACATTACTCCAAAGTGGACGATTAGTTGGAATGCGGATGTAGGGAAAATTTTTGGGAAAGTTCCTTTATTATTGGCATATATTCCGAGAGGAAATGAAAGTTATTTTACAACCAAGTATGCTTTCAATACTATGAATAAATACGAATTTGTAGCTGATAGATACGCAAGTGTCCAGGCAACAATTTCATTTGGGGGGACATTTTTTGATTATATCCCAGGTATCAATAAATTGGGCTGGCGTGAAAGAATTCTCGTTAATTCGTTCTGGGGTGATTTAAGTCAGCAAAATAAAGACTTCAATTACAATTCAATTTATAAAACAGCTGATAAGCAGCCATTCTTAGAATTTGGTGCGGGGATTGAAAATATTTTTCACCTTTTTTCTATTGATTATATATATCGGGCAAATTATAAACGGTCAGGCTCTTCTTCAGGATTGTTCGCCGGTATCCGTGCATTTTTTTAA
- the thrS gene encoding threonine--tRNA ligase, translating into MKIQITFPDGRVADYEKGATPMQIATSISEGLARSVLAAKVNGEVVDASRPIEVNATLQLLTWNDKEGKSTFWHSSAHLMAEALESLYPNIKFGIGPPIEAGFYYDIDSGDRTLSPDDLVQIEKKMSELAKQNNNYERSAVSKAEALEYFTKKNDEYKLELIRELEDGKISFYKQGNFVDLCKGPHIPNTGHIKAVKLLSLAGAYWRGDETRKQLTRIYGISFPKAKELEDYLHMLEEAKKRDHRKLGQELELFMFSEKVGAGLPIWLPKGTALRQRLEDFLKAEQIKRGYTPVITPHIGHKNLYITSGHWEKYGADSFQSIKTPREGEEFLLKPMNCPHHCEIYGHKPRSYKELPLRIAEFGTVYRYEQSGELHGLTRVRCFTQDDAHIFCTPDQVKGEFLEVMNLTMLVIRKLGFDNFTAQISLRDPENKSKYIGSEENWIKAEQAIIDATQEAGLMTTTELGEAAFYGPKLDFMVKDALGRSWQLGTIQVDYNLPERFQLEYIGADNAKHRPVMIHRAPFGSMERFIGVLTEHCAGKFPLWLTPEQYVILPVSDKYLDYANELQNEFTSAGLRGSIDDRTESIGRKIRDNELKKIPFMIIAGEKESQEKNISVRKQGTGDQGSMSISEFVNQIKELIQ; encoded by the coding sequence ATGAAAATTCAAATTACTTTTCCTGATGGTCGAGTTGCTGATTATGAAAAAGGTGCAACTCCAATGCAAATTGCGACAAGCATAAGTGAAGGACTGGCTAGAAGTGTATTAGCCGCTAAAGTCAATGGGGAGGTAGTAGATGCATCTCGCCCGATAGAAGTTAATGCGACACTTCAATTACTCACATGGAACGATAAAGAAGGCAAAAGCACTTTCTGGCATTCATCAGCTCACCTGATGGCTGAAGCGCTTGAATCATTGTACCCAAACATCAAGTTTGGGATAGGGCCTCCTATCGAAGCCGGATTCTATTATGATATTGATTCCGGAGATCGAACTTTAAGCCCTGATGATCTCGTGCAAATAGAAAAGAAAATGTCAGAACTGGCAAAACAAAATAATAATTACGAGCGGTCAGCAGTTTCTAAAGCAGAAGCTCTGGAATATTTCACCAAGAAGAATGATGAATACAAGCTTGAACTGATACGTGAATTAGAAGATGGAAAAATTAGTTTTTACAAACAAGGCAATTTTGTTGATCTATGTAAAGGTCCCCACATTCCAAATACCGGCCACATCAAAGCAGTAAAACTTCTCAGCCTTGCAGGAGCATACTGGAGAGGTGACGAAACAAGAAAACAACTGACCAGAATTTATGGAATCAGTTTTCCAAAAGCCAAAGAACTTGAAGATTATCTCCACATGCTCGAGGAGGCTAAAAAACGAGACCATCGCAAGTTGGGTCAAGAATTGGAGCTTTTTATGTTTTCTGAAAAAGTAGGCGCTGGTCTACCCATATGGTTGCCCAAAGGGACTGCTTTGCGACAACGACTAGAGGATTTTCTCAAAGCTGAACAGATTAAAAGAGGGTACACACCTGTAATTACTCCACACATAGGACATAAAAATTTATACATCACCAGCGGTCATTGGGAAAAATATGGTGCAGATTCCTTTCAATCCATCAAAACTCCGCGCGAAGGTGAAGAATTCCTTCTCAAACCTATGAACTGTCCTCATCATTGCGAAATTTATGGTCACAAGCCTCGTTCATACAAAGAACTTCCACTGCGAATAGCTGAATTTGGAACAGTATATCGTTATGAGCAAAGTGGAGAGTTACACGGTTTGACTCGAGTGAGATGTTTCACTCAAGACGATGCTCATATTTTCTGTACTCCAGATCAGGTAAAGGGTGAGTTTTTAGAAGTCATGAATCTGACGATGTTAGTGATCAGAAAACTTGGATTTGACAATTTCACCGCACAGATTTCATTAAGGGATCCGGAGAATAAAAGTAAATATATCGGATCTGAGGAGAATTGGATTAAAGCAGAACAAGCCATTATAGATGCAACACAGGAAGCCGGATTAATGACTACCACTGAATTAGGAGAAGCTGCATTCTATGGACCAAAGTTGGATTTTATGGTCAAGGATGCTTTGGGAAGAAGCTGGCAACTTGGAACCATACAGGTAGATTATAATCTACCTGAAAGATTTCAACTTGAATACATTGGGGCAGACAATGCCAAACACAGGCCGGTAATGATCCATCGAGCGCCTTTTGGATCCATGGAACGCTTTATCGGTGTCCTTACAGAGCATTGCGCAGGTAAGTTTCCTCTTTGGCTGACACCTGAACAATATGTCATCCTACCGGTAAGCGATAAGTATTTGGATTATGCGAACGAGTTGCAAAATGAATTTACTTCTGCCGGATTGAGAGGATCTATAGATGATAGAACGGAATCTATTGGTAGAAAAATCAGGGACAATGAATTGAAAAAAATTCCATTCATGATCATTGCAGGTGAAAAAGAATCCCAAGAAAAAAATATATCTGTGCGCAAACAAGGGACCGGAGATCAAGGAAGTATGTCCATATCTGAATTTGTAAATCAAATAAAAGAGTTAATCCAATAA